From Vairimorpha necatrix chromosome 9, complete sequence, one genomic window encodes:
- a CDS encoding ricin B lectin (PTP6e), which yields MIFIFFCVTLQDYIKHFNEDKFIQGSLSDGIAKSVEKSKVNERDDFRISSIWKEQKCYIYSTELKKVFSIGDDEKLKYEDKAEGKESERFGVVAIGPKTYVFKNNNKCIEYDKSSDTYLAKECSLSDNQKFIILYKIGDNNIVTEFE from the coding sequence atgatttttatatttttttgtgtaaCCTTACAGGACTACATAAAACACTTCAACGAAgacaaatttatacaagGATCATTATCAGATGGTATTGCTAAATCTGTTGAAAAATCTAAAGTAAACGAGAGAGATGATTTTCGAATATCATCTATATGGAAAGAGCAAAAATGTTACATTTATTCAACAGAActtaaaaaagtatttagcATAGGAGACGATGAGAAACTAAAGTATGAAGATAAAGCAGAGGGTAAAGAATCAGAAAGATTTGGAGTGGTAGCAATTGGTCCAAAGacatatgtttttaaaaataataataaatgcATTGAATATGATAAGAGCAGCGATACATACTTAGCTAAAGAATGTAGTTTATCAgataatcaaaaatttattattctttacaaaattggtgataataatattgtaaCTGAGTTCGAATAA
- a CDS encoding putative SP-containing membrane protein yields the protein MLIFYIKYLFCSIEECNTKEELNQLTISKYIKLDVPEFYLQKSKEDETIIEKKKTVILKDVIRNFIQNEIINSSQPYKILKDDAVYAVQKISKPIIIKDWFFYFKFLWVLIVATAMALYMYSLYKYKLMH from the coding sequence ATGCTTATattctatataaaatatctattTTGTTCTATTGAAGAATGTAATACCAAAGAAGAATTAAATCAACTTACAATTAGTAAATACATTAAATTAGACGTTCCAGAATTTTATCTACAAAAATCAAAGGAAGATGAGAcgataatagaaaaaaagaaaacagtTATACTTAAGGATGTTatcagaaattttattcaaaatgaaattataaattctaGTCAACcctataaaatattaaaagatgaTGCTGTCTATGCCGTGCAGAAGATTTCAAAAccaataattataaaagattggtttttttattttaaatttttgtggGTCTTAATCGTAGCAACTGCAATGGctttatatatgtattcgttatataaatataaattgatgcattaa
- a CDS encoding ricin B lectin (RBL4d): MYPVILLFIFKLCYSTEVTFTTRDQNISICSKDGKNVFGCTNKDEILRTEIIQEDKGVYFLNVLKYDKVFTIEDDILVLSKKHGGSNQIFDVNYYLYELHTIVNKDKCIVYDEEKNIFIAGGCKTFNSEFKLKFVLKKENGSPNKDKVSITDIKVKDETSISGEKRKDEKSDGGGNGKSEISNDGEQGTGEISIICQKRKDKIPFSGGKRRGKIFYNGAKGKGKISSGKCKHIRQLCTFKEGPSHLVLLELPNK, from the coding sequence atgtATCCTGTAATTCTTCTGTTTATTTTCAAGTTATGCTATTCTACAGAAGTAACATTCACAACTCGGGATCAAAATATAAGTATATGTAGTAAAGACGGCAAAAATGTCTTTGGATGTACTAATAAAGATGAAATCTTAAGAACAGAAATAATTCAAGAAGATAAAGGTGTTTACTTTCTTAATGTgttaaaatatgataaagTTTTTACTATTGAAGATGatattttagttttatcTAAGAAGCATGGAGGATCAAATCAGATATTTGAtgttaattattatttgtatgAATTACACACGATAgtaaataaagataaatgCATAGTATACGacgaagaaaaaaatatatttattgctGGTGGCTGTAAGACTTTTAATTCTGAGTTTAAACTTAAATTTgtactaaaaaaagaaaatggTTCTCCCAATAAAGACAAGGTCTCGATTACAGATATAAAAGTTAAAGATGAAACATCTATTAGTGGTGAAAAGCGTAAAGATGAGAAATCTGATGGTGGTGGAAATGGTAAAAGTGAAATATCTAATGATGGTGAACAAGGTACAGGTGAAATATCTATTATTTGTCAAAAACGTAAAGACAAAATACCTTTTAGTGGCGGAAAACGTAGaggtaaaatattttataatggTGCAAAAGGTAAAGGTAAAATATCTAGTGGTAAATGTAAACATATAAGGCAACTTTGCACATTCAAAGAAGGCCCGAGTCATTTAGTATTGTTAGAATTAcctaataaataa